Proteins from one Scyliorhinus canicula chromosome 22, sScyCan1.1, whole genome shotgun sequence genomic window:
- the LOC119956199 gene encoding dual specificity phosphatase 29-like: MSSGDTRICKKKNAYTAVKVDPNDDYVTPGAFELERLFWKCSAKFTHVNEVWPDIYIGDEVIALDRYTVEKMGFTHILNAAHGRWNVDTGEEYYREMPIDYYGVQAEDIPTFNLSEFFYPAAQYIDSALSTSGSKLFVHCARGRSRSASLVLAYLMIYKNMTVVDAIQQVIKHRCILPNRGFLKQLRALDIELAMQRSFARNNVSTNGDAEEIC, translated from the exons ATGTCCTCTGGAGATACACGGATCTGTAAAAAGAAAAATGCCTACACGGCTGTGAAAGTGGATCCCAACGATGATTACGTTACCCCAGGGGCATTTGAACTGGAGCGTCTGTTCTGGAAATGCTCTGCAAAGTTTACTCACGTTAATGAAGTTTGGCCAGACATTTACATTGGAGATGA GGTGATAGCATTGGACCGATATACAGTTGAAAAGATGGGTTTCACTCACATACTAAATGCAGCCCATGGCCGTTGGAACGTGGACACAGGAGAGGAATACTATCGGGAGATGCCTATTGATTATTATGGTGTACAGGCTGAAGATATACCGACATTTAATTTAAGTGAATTCTTCTATCCAGCTGCCCAATACATTGACAGTGCACTAAGTACATCAGGAT CTAAGCTCTTTGTCCATTGCGCCAGGGGGCGAAGTCGGTCGGCCTCACTTGTCCTGGCTTACCTGATGATCTACAAGAACATGACGGTGGTGGATGCAATTCAACAAGTAATTAAACATCGGTGCATTTTACCAAACCGTGGATTCCTGAAGCAACTGCGGGCACTCGATATAGAGCTGGCAATGCAGAGGAGTTTTGCCAGAAATAACGTCAGCACGAATGGTGATGCAGAAGAAATTTGTTAA